A DNA window from Candidatus Aegiribacteria sp. contains the following coding sequences:
- a CDS encoding VanZ family protein has product MLSVIFYLSHQPSIEIIPPLFPMQDKALHAVEFFLLFAALLLNKDLCRGFHPLPLLFAAGSLWALLDEIHQSYVPGRDCSAGDFLADIVGMVICLLIYLYLFYYRDYSS; this is encoded by the coding sequence ATGCTGTCTGTCATTTTTTATCTGAGTCACCAGCCTTCAATCGAAATAATACCTCCACTTTTCCCTATGCAGGATAAAGCACTTCATGCAGTCGAATTTTTTCTACTTTTCGCTGCACTTCTTCTGAATAAGGATCTATGCAGAGGTTTTCATCCACTGCCCCTTCTGTTCGCTGCAGGGAGTTTATGGGCTCTTCTCGATGAGATACATCAAAGTTATGTTCCAGGAAGAGACTGTTCTGCAGGTGATTTCCTGGCTGATATCGTGGGTATGGTTATATGTCTCCTGATTTACTTATATTTGTTCTACTATAGAGATTATTCTTCTTGA